From a single Petroclostridium xylanilyticum genomic region:
- the glpK gene encoding glycerol kinase GlpK, whose protein sequence is MEKKYVMALDQGTTSSRAILFDQDGKIVGVAQKEFTQYYPQPGWVEHDPMEIWGTQSGVAREVLEKTGVKPQEVAAIGITNQRETAVIWDKNTGKPIHNAIVWQCRRTAEICNELKTRGLEQYIKENTGLVVDAYFSGTKIKWMLDNVEGAREKAQKGELLFGTIDTWLVWNLTRGKVHVTDYTNASRTMLYNIKQMKWDENLLKELDIPASMLPEVKSSSCQYGVTDPYTFGGAQIPISGIAGDQQAALFGQACFEQGSAKNTYGTGCFILMNTGFTPVQSKNNLLTTIAWGIDGKVEYALEGSVFNAGASIKWLRDELKLIESAPQSDIEAEKVPDTAGVYVVPAFTGLGAPYWDMYARGTIVGITRGTKREHIIRATLESIAYQSRDVLEAMEADSGIKLKELKVDGGASVSPFLMQFQADILGVAVNRPKVIETTALGAAYLAGLGVGFWRDKQDIQKRWVSDKVFQPKMEKSIKEDKYLNWKRAVERSMKWAR, encoded by the coding sequence ATGGAAAAAAAGTATGTGATGGCGCTGGATCAGGGTACTACAAGTTCAAGGGCAATTTTGTTTGATCAAGATGGAAAAATTGTTGGCGTGGCTCAAAAAGAATTTACCCAATACTATCCTCAACCGGGTTGGGTTGAACATGATCCTATGGAGATTTGGGGAACACAAAGTGGTGTTGCCAGGGAAGTTTTAGAAAAAACCGGGGTGAAGCCGCAGGAAGTAGCCGCAATTGGTATTACAAACCAAAGAGAAACTGCAGTAATTTGGGATAAGAATACCGGAAAACCAATTCATAATGCTATTGTTTGGCAGTGCCGGAGAACAGCAGAAATTTGTAACGAATTAAAGACAAGAGGTCTGGAACAATATATTAAAGAAAATACGGGGCTTGTAGTAGATGCTTATTTCTCAGGTACAAAAATTAAATGGATGCTTGATAATGTCGAAGGAGCGAGAGAAAAAGCACAAAAGGGTGAGCTGTTATTTGGCACAATAGATACTTGGCTGGTTTGGAATCTAACCAGAGGTAAAGTACATGTCACAGATTATACAAATGCTTCAAGGACTATGCTGTATAATATAAAACAAATGAAATGGGACGAAAATCTATTAAAAGAATTGGATATTCCTGCTTCCATGCTGCCGGAAGTAAAATCGTCAAGCTGTCAATACGGTGTTACGGATCCTTATACCTTTGGAGGGGCACAAATTCCTATCTCCGGAATTGCAGGAGACCAGCAGGCGGCACTATTTGGGCAGGCATGCTTTGAACAGGGTTCAGCAAAAAATACCTACGGCACAGGCTGTTTTATTCTTATGAATACAGGATTCACTCCGGTTCAATCTAAGAACAATTTATTAACTACTATTGCATGGGGAATTGACGGTAAGGTTGAATATGCGTTGGAGGGAAGCGTATTTAATGCAGGAGCGTCTATTAAATGGCTCAGGGATGAGCTGAAGTTGATTGAAAGTGCTCCTCAAAGTGACATTGAAGCAGAAAAAGTTCCGGACACGGCCGGGGTATATGTCGTACCAGCCTTCACAGGGTTGGGAGCGCCATATTGGGATATGTACGCTCGAGGAACCATTGTTGGAATAACCAGGGGAACTAAGAGAGAACACATCATTCGGGCAACACTTGAATCAATTGCATATCAAAGCAGAGATGTGCTTGAGGCAATGGAGGCAGACTCAGGAATAAAATTAAAAGAATTAAAGGTGGATGGTGGTGCCAGTGTCAGCCCATTTTTAATGCAATTCCAGGCTGACATTCTAGGTGTAGCAGTGAACCGACCGAAAGTTATAGAAACTACTGCATTAGGCGCAGCATATCTTGCAGGTTTGGGAGTAGGGTTCTGGAGAGATAAACAGGATATTCAAAAAAGATGGGTGTCGGATAAAGTTTTTCAACCTAAGATGGAAAAAAGCATTAAGGAAGATAAGTACTTAAACTGGAAAAGGGCAGTTGAGAGGTCTATGAAGTGGGCAAGATAA
- a CDS encoding DUF1667 domain-containing protein, which translates to MKTKRNLTCIVCPLGCSLEVTLEDGRVGDVQGYGCKRGIAYGQSECTNPTRMLTTTVKVKGGQFPLVSVKSDKPLPKDLILRCMKVINNVQVNAPVCIGDIVVENILDTDVNIVATRNVDIRKAEEKRGRNVQMAV; encoded by the coding sequence ATGAAGACAAAAAGGAATCTAACCTGTATCGTTTGCCCTCTTGGATGCAGCCTGGAAGTAACTCTTGAGGATGGCAGAGTAGGCGATGTGCAAGGCTATGGATGCAAACGGGGAATTGCTTATGGTCAATCGGAATGCACAAATCCTACAAGAATGCTAACAACTACCGTAAAAGTTAAAGGTGGCCAGTTTCCATTGGTTTCGGTAAAATCAGATAAGCCTCTTCCGAAAGATTTGATTTTAAGATGCATGAAAGTTATCAATAATGTTCAAGTAAACGCTCCTGTTTGTATCGGAGATATAGTGGTGGAAAATATTTTGGATACTGATGTAAATATTGTTGCAACAAGGAATGTTGATATCAGAAAGGCAGAAGAAAAACGCGGCAGGAACGTACAAATGGCGGTGTAA
- a CDS encoding NAD(P)/FAD-dependent oxidoreductase yields MREVDLAVIGGGPAGLAAAIEAYNNGVKNILIIERDKELGGILQQCIHNGFGLHIFGEELTGPEYAWRFIDQVQKMGIEFKLNTMVLDITEDKIITAVNSEDGLAKLKAKAIVLAMGCRERTRGALNIPGMRPAGIYTAGAAQRFVNMEGYLPGKKVVILGSGDIGLIMARRMTLEGAQVKMVCELLPYSGGLTRNIVQCLEDYDIPLRLSHTVVEIHGKERLEGVVIAKVDENRKPIPETREYVECDTLLLSVGLIPENELSRGAGIKIDPVTSGPVVNESMETSIGGIFACGNVVHVHDLVDYVTQESRLAGRCAARYILGNENNQKIEETQSIRTVAGKGIRYVVPQLIRKHLVQEENKLFFRVTDIYKNAKVLVRCGDETIYSAKKVKVAPGEMESIKLTKEIMEKMKDNSEITVLLDNV; encoded by the coding sequence ATGAGAGAAGTTGATTTAGCTGTAATAGGTGGCGGACCTGCCGGTCTGGCTGCTGCCATAGAAGCTTACAATAACGGAGTAAAAAACATATTAATCATTGAAAGGGACAAAGAGTTGGGTGGAATCCTTCAGCAGTGCATTCATAATGGTTTTGGCCTGCATATTTTTGGTGAAGAGCTAACCGGGCCGGAGTATGCGTGGAGATTCATTGATCAGGTACAAAAGATGGGGATAGAGTTCAAGTTAAATACAATGGTGTTGGATATAACCGAGGATAAAATAATAACAGCTGTAAACAGCGAAGATGGGCTGGCAAAGTTGAAAGCGAAAGCTATCGTGCTGGCAATGGGCTGTAGGGAACGGACCCGAGGCGCATTGAATATTCCCGGCATGAGGCCGGCAGGAATCTATACGGCAGGAGCGGCCCAAAGGTTTGTAAATATGGAAGGATACCTTCCGGGTAAAAAGGTAGTTATTCTAGGATCGGGCGATATTGGCCTCATTATGGCACGGCGTATGACCTTGGAAGGTGCACAAGTAAAAATGGTTTGTGAACTTCTGCCTTATTCCGGAGGATTAACCAGAAACATTGTTCAATGTCTTGAAGATTATGATATACCTCTCCGGTTAAGTCATACGGTCGTTGAAATACATGGGAAAGAGAGACTGGAAGGTGTAGTGATTGCAAAGGTGGATGAAAACAGGAAGCCTATCCCGGAAACCCGTGAATATGTGGAATGTGATACCCTTTTATTGTCGGTTGGGCTAATTCCAGAGAATGAATTGTCCCGGGGTGCAGGAATAAAAATTGACCCTGTAACTTCTGGGCCGGTTGTGAATGAATCGATGGAAACCTCTATTGGTGGGATATTTGCATGTGGAAATGTAGTGCATGTGCATGACCTGGTAGACTATGTTACACAGGAAAGCAGATTGGCAGGAAGATGTGCAGCTCGATATATCCTGGGTAATGAAAATAATCAAAAAATAGAAGAAACTCAGAGTATCAGGACTGTTGCAGGTAAAGGGATACGGTATGTTGTACCACAACTGATCCGCAAACATCTGGTCCAAGAAGAAAACAAACTGTTTTTCAGAGTCACGGATATTTATAAAAATGCTAAGGTCCTAGTAAGATGCGGAGATGAAACTATTTATTCAGCTAAAAAAGTAAAAGTTGCTCCTGGAGAAATGGAAAGTATAAAGTTAACCAAAGAAATAATGGAAAAGATGAAAGATAACAGTGAAATTACTGTTCTACTGGACAATGTTTAA
- a CDS encoding NAD(P)/FAD-dependent oxidoreductase: MVYDIAIIGAGVTGSLIARELSRYNLKVCLVEKEADVAMGTSKANSAIVHAGYDAKQGSLKARLNVHGNKLMGRICKELDVPFKRIGSLVLAFNKEDMEEIHKLYKRGLENDVPDLEVLNKEQVKSMEPNISDQVVGALYAPTGGIVCPYELTLGAAENAVSNGVELKLECEIKDIKVENGQFILVTQHEEIKCKYVINAAGLYADTISAMVGEEGFSIKPRRGQYLLLDKNQGNVVHTVVFQTPSKMGKGILVTPTVDGNLLIGPNAEDIDDKEDISTTDLGLNEVVKGAMKSVPSFNVREVITSFAGLRATPSTGDFIIGESNKVKGFINVAGIESPGLSAAPAIAEYVVDILKSIGVAMVQKKNFNPIRKPVHRFREMNDQQRAELIKKDPRYGRIICRCETVTEGEIVDCINRPAGARNLDGVKRRTRAGMGRCQGGFCAPRVVEILSRELSIPMEEVTKMGGNSRILVGKTK; encoded by the coding sequence ATGGTTTATGATATAGCGATTATAGGTGCCGGTGTGACAGGTTCGCTTATCGCAAGGGAACTTTCAAGGTATAATCTTAAGGTTTGCCTGGTTGAAAAAGAAGCTGATGTAGCAATGGGGACAAGTAAAGCAAACAGTGCAATTGTGCACGCAGGCTATGATGCCAAGCAGGGAAGTCTTAAAGCAAGGTTAAATGTACATGGGAACAAGCTCATGGGACGGATCTGCAAGGAATTGGATGTACCATTCAAAAGGATAGGCTCACTTGTACTGGCGTTTAATAAAGAGGATATGGAGGAAATACACAAGCTTTACAAGAGAGGACTGGAAAATGACGTTCCAGACCTTGAAGTGCTAAATAAAGAGCAAGTCAAAAGTATGGAACCAAATATTTCAGATCAGGTTGTTGGAGCGCTTTACGCACCAACCGGAGGAATTGTATGTCCCTATGAATTGACGCTGGGTGCTGCTGAAAATGCTGTATCAAATGGTGTGGAACTTAAACTTGAATGTGAAATAAAAGATATAAAAGTTGAAAACGGACAGTTTATACTGGTTACTCAACATGAAGAAATAAAATGCAAGTACGTTATAAATGCAGCCGGCCTTTATGCAGATACCATATCGGCTATGGTTGGGGAAGAGGGCTTTTCTATCAAGCCTAGAAGAGGGCAATACCTCCTTCTAGATAAAAACCAGGGTAATGTTGTCCATACGGTTGTATTTCAAACGCCCTCTAAAATGGGAAAAGGTATACTTGTTACACCTACTGTTGACGGAAACTTACTAATTGGTCCAAATGCAGAAGATATAGATGATAAGGAAGACATCTCTACAACCGATTTGGGATTAAATGAAGTTGTCAAAGGCGCTATGAAATCAGTACCATCATTTAATGTCCGTGAAGTTATAACATCTTTTGCCGGTTTAAGGGCTACTCCTTCTACAGGCGATTTTATTATCGGGGAGTCAAACAAGGTAAAGGGATTTATAAATGTAGCAGGTATTGAATCTCCAGGGCTATCTGCAGCCCCCGCAATTGCAGAATATGTTGTAGATATTTTAAAATCTATAGGCGTAGCGATGGTACAAAAGAAGAATTTTAATCCTATCAGAAAGCCTGTACACCGATTCCGTGAAATGAATGACCAACAAAGGGCTGAGCTTATAAAGAAAGACCCGAGATATGGCAGAATTATTTGCCGCTGCGAAACGGTAACTGAGGGTGAAATTGTAGATTGCATCAACAGGCCTGCCGGAGCGAGAAATCTGGATGGTGTAAAGAGACGGACAAGGGCTGGAATGGGAAGATGCCAGGGAGGCTTCTGTGCACCCAGAGTAGTTGAAATACTATCAAGAGAGTTGAGTATTCCGATGGAAGAGGTAACAAAAATGGGTGGAAATTCCAGGATTTTGGTAGGTAAAACAAAGTAG